Below is a genomic region from Citrobacter tructae.
CTGACGGCAAAGTGATCGAAAACTTCGCGGCTACCGAAGGTGGCAATAAAGGGATCGACATTGCAGGCAGTAAGGGACAGGCTATTGTCGCGACCGCAGATGGACGCGTCGTGTATGCCGGTAACGCACTGCGTGGTTACGGTAATCTTATTATCATCAAACACAACGATGATTACCTGAGTGCCTACGCCCATAACGATACAATGCTGGTCCGGGAACAACAAGAAATCAAGGCGGGGCAGAAAATAGCTACCATGGGTAGCACCGGAACCAGTTCTACACGCTTGCATTTTGAAATTCGTTACAAGGGGAAATCCGTAAACCCGCTGCGCTATTTACCGCAGCGATAATTCGGCGGAACCAGGCTTTCACGTGCTAGTTCCGTTTAGGGATCACGGGTAGGAGCCACCTTATGAGTCAGAATACGCTGAAAGTTCATGATTTAAATGAAGACGCGGAATTTGATGAGAACGGAGTAGAGGCTTTTGATGAAAAAGCCTTGAGTGAAGAGGAACCCAGTGATAACGACCTGGCTGAAGAGGAGCTGTTATCGCAAGGGGCCACACAGCGTGTGTTGGACGCGACTCAGCTTTACCTTGGTGAGATTGGTTATTCACCACTGTTAACAGCCGAAGAAGAAGTTTATTTCGCGCGTCGCGCACTGCGTGGAGATGTTGCCTCTCGCCGCCGCATGATTGAAAGTAACCTGCGTCTGGTGGTGAAAATAGCCCGTCGTTATGGCAATCGTGGTCTGGCTTTGCTGGATCTGATTGAAGAGGGCAATCTGGGGCTTATCCGTGCCGTCGAGAAGTTTGACCCGGAACGCGGGTTCCGCTTCTCAACATACGCAACCTGGTGGATCCGCCAGACGATCGAACGGGCGATTATGAACCAAACCCGTACGATCCGACTGCCGATCCACATTGTAAAAGAGCTGAACGTCTATTTGCGTACCGCGCGTGAGTTGTCGCATAAACTGGACCACGAACCGAGCGCAGAAGAGATTGCTGAACAACTGGATAAACCGGTTGATGACGTCAGCCGTATGCTCCGACTCAACGAGCGCATTACCTCGGTAGACACCCCGCTGGGTGGCGATTCCGAAAAAGCGTTGCTGGATATTCTGGCCGATGAAAAGGAAAACGGTCCGGAAGACACCACGCAAGACGATGATATGAAACAGAGCATCGTCAAATGGCTGTTCGAACTGAACGCCAAACAGCGTGAAGTGCTGGCACGTCGTTTTGGTCTGCTGGGGTATGAAGCTGCGACACTGGAAGATGTGGGCCGTGAAATTGGTCTCACCCGTGAACGTGTTCGCCAGATTCAGGTTGAAGGTCTGCGTCGTCTGCGTGAAATCCTGCAGACACAGGGGCTGAATATCGAAGCGCTGTTCCGCGAGTAGTCTGTTAGTTTGTGAAAATGCCGATCGTTTTACGCGAACGGCATTTTTTATTGGCCAGTGACCGGTATTAATACTTCCCGCTTTCGTTTAACAACTTATTATTCATTTCGGCTCTTAGATCCTCGCTCTTGAGATCGTCTTTCAGCATACCTATGCCATTATTGGGCGCGAGTTTGAAATGTTTTAAGTCCTTGTCGCCATAATTTTTACGGGAATCAGCTACGCCACCAGGTGTTGAGCTTGTACCTCCGGCTGATGTGCTTGTGCTGCCAGAAACCAATTTGCAAGTGATAATACCATTCTCTGTTTTACAATTACTATTTTGATCAAATTCCAATTCGACTGGTGATTTTTCATCAGCAAATGTAATACCAGAAAAAATAAATATAAAAAACAGATAAGGCAATTTGCAAAAATTATGATATCTGTATCGTTTCATCAGTTATCCTTAAAACTGCTATTGATGGATTGCGTAAAACATTGATCTTTCGGGAGGGTAGTTTGTTTACTACATTGCTGATAAATATGTAATACGTTATTTTTTATTTGGCTGATGTTTGATGGTGCGCCAGAACCATAGCCCGGAATACCGGGGGTTTGATATTTATTGTCGATACTTCCTGGGATAATGATCATAATTGCACCAAATAAAAAAATGATTATTCCACCGGACCCACTTTTTATATTGAATGTTAACCCCATAAAATTACCGTTAATGTCATTCTGATTTTTGGTTTCAATGCCAAGAAATAACATCATGACTCCAACGCTTAATACTGCATATCCTATATACATAGAGGCTATTTTCATGGTTTGCTTGTGTATGAATATCTTATGAGCCTGCTTCTCCATGTAGATAATTGAAATAATTCCATAGTCGTAAGGGTTTTTCATCATGTTCTTGAGTTCGTTAAGTTCTTTAATAGGGAGTTGCTGCTGACTCATTTCTTTAAATTGATTTGAGGTTTGATATAAATTGTAAGCAGAGGCGCCTAGCATAAAAACAGGAAAGACTACTCCGGCAAAAACGAAAACGAGCATTTTTATAAGGGGTAAACCACTGCGTTTGAGTTTCATCTGGAGCCTCCTAATGAAGGAGATATTTATACAAGATATAGAAGCATACACTGAGCTAAGCCGTACTAAAAAAGTATGGTTTATTGAAAATGAAGTATTATGCAGCATCGTTAACGAGTGCTGAATAATACAGAGTGTTCTGGTTACTGAATATTATCTTATCATCTTACGCATAAACTGGGTAAACAGTGCGCGCTCTTCCTCGTTAGGACGTCCTAAAAATTCATCATCTATGTTGTTACCTGGCGGCACAGCGGTAGCCAGCAGCTTTCGCCTTCTGCGGTCAGATAAACAAAACGGCGGCTTTTATCCATCGGATCGTTTTCACGCCTCACCAGACCTCGTTTTTCCATAACCGGTGGTGGATTTGCCCGAAACCAATGCCTGGGCTGAGAAACGGACCGCCATGCTGGCCAACCGTAAATAAGGAGTAGCAGATGATTTGTCCACGTTGTGCCGATGAACAGATTGAAGTAATGGCTAAGTCGCCAGTGAAAGATGTGTGGACGGTATATCAGTGTCAGCACTGCCTGTACACCTGGCGTAATACCGAACCGCTCCGTCGCACCAGCCACGAACATTATCCGCAGGCGTTCCGTATGACGCAGAAAGATATTGATGACGCGCCAATAGTGCCGAGCATTCCACCGCTGTTGGCAGAAGATAAGCGTTAATAAAAAATGCCGGGTGGCGGCTGCGCCTAACCCGGCATACATGCTCTGTATTGCGTAGGCCTGATAAGCGTAGCGGCATCAGGCTTTGACGCATTACACCAGGCTTTTCAACCGATAGATCCACTCTAGCGCCTGGCGTGGCGTTAGTGAATCCGGGTCGAGGTTTTCCAAGGCTTCAACCGCCGGAGAGGTTTCTTCCGGCGCTGACAGCAGCGACATCTGCGTTCCGTCTACCTGAGTCGCAGCCGCATTCGGCGAAAGGCTTTCCAGTTCACGCAGTTTCTGGCGTGCACGCTTAATCACCTCTTTCGGCACGCCTGCCAGCGCCGCCACCGCCAGACCATAACTCTTGCTCGCCGCGCCATCCTGCACGCTATGCATAAAGGCGATGGTATCACCGTGTTCTAACGCGTCCAGATGCACATTGGCGACGCCTTCCATTTTCTCCGGCAACTGGGTCAGCTCGAAATAATGGGTGGCGAACAGGGTTAGAGCCTTGATTTTATTGGCCAGATTTTCCGCACAGGCCCATGCCAGCGACAGGCCGTCATAGGTTGACGTGCCGCGACCAATTTCGTCCATCAGCACCAGGCTGTTTTCGGTGGCGTTGTGCAGAATATTAGCGGTTTCCGTCATCTCGACCATAAAGGTCGAGCGACCAGAGGCCAGGTCATCTGCCGCGCCCACGCGGGTGAAAATACGGTCGATCGGGCCAATCTCAACGCTTTGCGCTGGAACATAGCTGCCGATGTAAGCCAGTAATGCAATCAGCGCGGTCTGGCGCATATAGGTACTTTTACCGCCCATATTCGGGCCGGTGATGATCAACATCCGCCGCTGAGGAGAAAGGCTGAGTGGGTTGGCAATAAACGGCTCGCTCAGCACCTGCTCGACCACCGGATGACGACCTTCAGTAATACGAATGCCGGGCTTATCGGTGAAGGTTGGGCAGGTGTAATTCAGCGTATAAGCACGCTCGGCCAAATTGACCAGCACGTCCAGTTCCGCCAGCGCGGTGGCGCTCTGCTGCAAATCCGCCAGGTGTGGCAACAGGATGTCAAACAGTTCGTCGTACAGCTGTTTTTCCAGCGCC
It encodes:
- the rpoS gene encoding RNA polymerase sigma factor RpoS; the protein is MSQNTLKVHDLNEDAEFDENGVEAFDEKALSEEEPSDNDLAEEELLSQGATQRVLDATQLYLGEIGYSPLLTAEEEVYFARRALRGDVASRRRMIESNLRLVVKIARRYGNRGLALLDLIEEGNLGLIRAVEKFDPERGFRFSTYATWWIRQTIERAIMNQTRTIRLPIHIVKELNVYLRTARELSHKLDHEPSAEEIAEQLDKPVDDVSRMLRLNERITSVDTPLGGDSEKALLDILADEKENGPEDTTQDDDMKQSIVKWLFELNAKQREVLARRFGLLGYEAATLEDVGREIGLTRERVRQIQVEGLRRLREILQTQGLNIEALFRE
- a CDS encoding non-oxidative hydroxyarylic acid decarboxylases subunit D; the encoded protein is MICPRCADEQIEVMAKSPVKDVWTVYQCQHCLYTWRNTEPLRRTSHEHYPQAFRMTQKDIDDAPIVPSIPPLLAEDKR